One Cryptococcus neoformans var. grubii H99 chromosome 3, complete sequence genomic region harbors:
- a CDS encoding voltage-dependent anion channel protein 2 — translation MSQAVPPSWRDLGKSSSDLLLKDYPIQGTSLEVKTLTPSNVAFKVAGTKDAKTDAISGDIEGKYVDFKNGLTFTQGWTTTNVLRTQLELENQIAKGLKFDLATTLNPAKASKSAILTAIYKQPSLHTRATVDLFKGPTFTADTVVGRDGFLVGAEASYDVLSGAITRYAGAVGFSAPEYAVTLHGLGNLSTFAASYYHKVSKDVEAGAKAVYDTKSTAGNVSLEVGAKTYLDNAAFVKAKINNAGVLSLGYTQALRPGVKASAGVSVDTTRLNEPTAGQAAHKVGASIVFNA, via the exons ATGTCCCAAGctgttcctccttcctgGCGC GACCTCGGCAAGTCCTCCTccgacctcctcctcaaggACTACCCCATCCAGGGTACTTCTCTCGAGGTCAAGACCCTTACTCCTTCCAACGTCGCCTTCAAGGTCGCCGGTACCAAGGATGCCAAGACCGATGCCATCTCTGGTGACATCGAGGGCAAGTACGTCGACTTCAAGAACGGCTTGACCTTCACCCAG GGTTGGACCACCACCAACGTTCTCCGAACTCAACTCGAGCTCGAGAACCAGATTGCCAAGGGCTTGAAGTTTGACCTTGCTACCACCCTCAACCCCGCTAAGGCCTCCAAGTCTGCCATCTTGACTGCCATCTACAAGCAGCCTTCTTTGCACACTCGCGCCACCGTTGACCTCTTCAAG GGCCCCACTTTCACCGCCGACACCGTTGTCGGCCGTGACGGTTTCCTTGTAGGTGCCGAGGCTTCTTACGATGTCCTCTCCGGCGCCATCACCCGATACGCTGGTGCCGTTGGCTTCTCTGCCCCCGAGTACGCCGTCACCCTTCACGGTCTCGGTAACCTCTCCACCTTCGCCGCCTCTTACTACCACAAGGTTTCCAAGGACGTCGAGGCTGGTGCCAAGGCTGTTTACGACACCAAGTCCACCGCTGGCAATGTCTCCCTTGAGGTCGGTGCCAAGACCTACCTT GACAACGCTGCCTTTGTCAAGGCCAAGATCAACAACGCCGGTGTCCTCTCCCTTGGTTACACCCAAGCTCTCCGACCCGGTGTCAAGGCGTCCGCTGGTGTTTCCGTCGACACCACCCGTCTCAACGAGCCCACCGCTGGTCAGGCCGCCCACAAGGTTGGCGCTTCCATTGTTTTCAACGCTTAA
- a CDS encoding riboflavin kinase, protein MPREAPMAPVSRSNRPTIVGPDEPEAPYPLKLEGTVTKGFGRGARYLGIPTANLPDESLGPLNDLGLTGIYYGFARVHPSLSTPLPSALPTPVVSKPSTPGPEGKKIESEAQLEALPTITAPYPPEHRAQRWSKEDEKVWPMVMSVGWNPYFKNEKITAEVHIMHPFKADFYGHHMSIVILGYIRPELDYVSKEALIDDIKTDVKVALNSLARPKYAEFAYDEFLRKKSLFASGQSQNSLGV, encoded by the exons ATGCCTCGCGAAGCTCCAATGGCCCCCGTTTCCCGATCAAACCGCCCTACTATCGTAGGCCCTGACGAGCCTGAAGCTCCGTATCCGCTCAAGCTTGAAGGGACCGTCACCAAAGGTTTTGGTAGAGGTGCGAGGTATTTGGGGATTCCTACAG CCAATCTTCCAGACGAGTCTTTGGGTCCACTTAACGATCTCGGCCTTACAGGTATCTACTACGGCTTTGCCCGTGTTCATCCCTCCTTATCTACCCCTCTCCCATCCGCCCTTCCTACCCCCGTCGTCTCCAAACCCTCTACACCTGGCCCTGAGGGTAAAAAAATCGAGAGTGAAGCTCAGTTGGAGGCGTTACCTACCATCACCGCACCTTACCCTCCCGAACACCGTGCCCAAAGATGGAgtaaggaagatgagaaagtTTGGCCGATGGTGATGAGTGTTGGGTGGAACCCTTACTTTAAAAATGAAAAAATCACCGCC GAAGTGCATATCATGCACCCTTTCAAAGCTGATTTCTATGGACATCATATGAGTATCGTGATCCTTGGATACATCAGACCCGAACTTGATTACGTCTCTAAAG AGGCCCTCATAGATGATATCAAAACAGACGTTAAAGTAGCGCTTAACTCACTTGCCAGGCCCAAGTACGCCGAATTCGCCTATGACGAGTTTTTGCGCAAAAAATCTTTGTTCGCATCCGGGCAGTCACAGAACAGTTTGGGAGTTTAA
- a CDS encoding metal resistance protein ycf1, which translates to MAGQAAFEAFASRHTRPYDCTFPPKIVSSHRDLDFTQCFEHAVLLPVPLAFFTLLALFQIFRITKQVKKGGLNGGLAWITRSRRSERICSTKVGILTVSALFSLVSLCLTFKNISVNLLSAVHYLLLFVTLLSLIHLTTLNHHTSRTSSTIILLFYPTYLLVSTIRLRTMIVAGALNSGLIHSTSGRLLLARQAFWFASILAAFPAFLLELYSPEKKWQKWSAPWKRNGKIALEDDEEEEADGIESLDGQGAVPGKNAYGDVESPVSTANIYEILTFSWLTPLLSLGTRKYLGEEDMWALPAEDSAEALSNRLAETWKSQAEQVKAGKKKSPSLKIALVKAYGGPYIVAGILKALYDMINFLQPQLLRLLLNFVSSYTSERPMPPVTGYAIAILMFISANVGTAVLHQYFQRCFTTTMRIRGGLVTLIYRKALVLSNGEKSGRTTGDIVNLQSVDAVRIADVCQYGHIAWSGPFQILIAFISLYRLVGWQAFMGVAVMVVSLPANTLIARFNKRYQRRLMKIKDTRTRTMNEILNNIKSIKLYGWEKAFANKIYDIRNNQELKMLRRIGIVMAGSNFIWQGTPFLVAFSTFATFAFTNDKPLTSEIIFPAISLFQLLSFPMAMFANIINSIIEASVSVGRLENFLAADELNPNARDIIRPEEDPLGEPQKGDTVVSIKNGEFRWLEDSTEPILQDIDLDVKKGELIALIGRVGDGKSSLLGAILGEMTRSDGSVTLRGEVAYFSQSSWILSATVKDNIVFGHRFDKQFYEQVLDACALRQDLAVLPSGDMTEVGEKGVSLSGGQKARISLARAVYARADIYLLDDPLAAVDSHVGRHIFDKVIGPNGLLSSKARILCTNAVTFLPQADQIISLRRGIVLERGTYEEAMNDSSSELYKLITGLGKQSAMGDEQGSGATTPTVVEQDEVVVIDEEPEGVEDSEEAEIVTGADSPKQRKAYRQLSRDIMRRSSVVSLRTAKRDALRDLRESAKPKEHSEKGNVNREIYREFIKASSKWGVAVFIGAMGLAQGLNILSNFVLRAWASANSGSSGEVPSVTKYLLIYGIVGISGSVASVVSVTTLKIVCALKSSRRLHDRSFGALMRSPLSFFELTPTGRILNLFSRDIFVIDEVLIMALGGFFRTAVSVLGTVVVIAMGAPLVLLVFIPLSYLYRLVMRFYLATSRELKRLDAVSRSPVFSFFGETLSGLPVIRGYGQSARFIANNEARVDRNQACFMPAMTINRWLAVRLEFLGSCLMFSTALVSVAALIMSNSVDAGLVGLLMSYTISVTGTLNWLVRSASEVEQNIVSVERVLGYANLDSEAPDFIPETKPAATWPQEGSIEFDHFSMKYRPELDFVLRDVCIKINGGERVGVCGRTGAGKSSLTLALFRIIEAAGGKIIIDGVDISTIGLHDLRTIVSIIPQDPQLFEGTLRNNIDPTESASDADIWRALEQAHLKDHVMNNMGGSLDAEVSEGGSNLSAGQRQLLCFARAMLRKTKILVLDEATSSIDLETDEAVQQILRGPDFKHVTTITIAHRINTIMDSHRVLVMSEGRVAEYDTPQVLMQRPESLFFSLVQEAGLEKAI; encoded by the exons ATGGCTGGCCAAGCAGCCTTTGAGGCTTTCGCCTCGAGACACACCCGCCCGTATGACTGTACGTTTCCTCCAAAAATTGTCTCATCCCATAGGGATCTCGACTTCACCCAGTGCTTCGAACACGCCGTTCTGCTGCCCGTTCctctcgccttcttcacttTGCTTGCACTTTTCCAGATCTTCAGAATCACAAAACAAGTCAAGAAAGGCGGACTGAATGGCGGACTTGCATGGATTACGAGGTCTagaagaagtgagagaATATGCTCCACCAAGGTG GGCATCCTCACAGTTTCtgccctcttctccctggTTTCATTATGCCTTACATTCAAAAACATCTCTGTAAACCTTCTTTCCGCCGTCCACTACCTCCTGCTTTTCGTGACTCTCCTATCGCTTATCCACCTCACCACTTTGAACCATCACACTTCTCGAACTTCATCGACTATTATCCTCCTTTTCTATCCTACCTATCTCCTCGTATCTACCATCCGCCTTAGGACGATGATCGTTGCTGGTGCCCTCAACTCTGGTCTCATCCATTCCACCTCAGGGCGCTTATTGCTGGCAAGGCAGGCTTTCTGGTTCGCGAGTATTCTTGCGGCTTTTCCCGCTTTCCTTCTAGAGTTATACTCTCCTGAAAAGAAATGGCAGAAATGGAGCGCTCCTTGGAAGAGAAACGGCAAGATTGCCTTggaggacgacgaagaggaagaagcggatggAATCGAGAGCTTGGACGGCCAAGGTGCTGTACCCGGCAAGAACGCTTACGGCGACGTCGAGAGCCCCGTTTCCACCGCCAATATCTATGAAATTCTGACCTTTTCTTGGCTcactcctcttctctcccttggTACTCGCAAATACcttggtgaagaagacatgTGGGCGCTTCCCGCTGAAGACTCTGCCGAAGCTCTTTCCAACCGTCTTGCGGAAACCTGGAAATCGCAAGCTGAACAGGTCAAAGctggcaaaaagaagagccCTTCACTCAAGATCGCCCTCGTCAAAGCTTACGGTGGTCCTTATATCGTTGCTGGTATCCTCAAGGCCTTGTATGATATGATCAATTTCCTGCAACCTCAACTTTTGAGGTTGTTGCTCAACTTTGTCTCGAGCTACACTAGTGAACGTCCGATGCCGCCCGTTACTGGGTACGCTATTGCCATTTTGATGTTCATCAGCGCAAACGTAGGAACCGCCGTTTTGCACCAGTATTTCCAGCGATGTTTTACCACCACTATGCGTATCCGAGGTGGACTTGTCACTTTGATTTACCGCAAGGCACTTGTCCTTAGCAACGGCGAAAAATCTGGCAGGACCACGGGTGATATTGTCAACCTTCAGAGCGTTGATGCCGTCAGGATTGCAGATGTTTGTCAGTACGGTCACATTGCTTGGTCAGGTCCCTTCCAG ATCCTCATTGCATTCATTTCTCTGTACAGGCTTGTCGGTTGGCAAGCGTTTATGGGTGTCGCTGTCATGGTGGTCAGTTTGCCAGCAAACACTCTCATTGCTCGATTCAACAAGCGCTATCAACGACGATTAatgaagatcaaggacaCTCGTACTCGTACCATGAACGAGATCCTTAACAACATCAAGTCTATCAAGCTGTACGGTTGGGAAAAGGCATTTGCTAACAAGATCTACGACATTCGTAACAACCAAGAACTGAAGATGTTGCGCAGAATTGGTATCGTCATGGCTGGAAGTAACTTTATCTGGCAAGGTACTCCTTTCCTTGTTGCATTCTCTACCTTTGCCACATTTGCATTCACCAACGACAAACCTTTGACCAGTGAGATCATTTTCCCCgccatctctctcttccagcttctctccttccccatgGCCATGTTTGccaacatcatcaactCTATCATCGAAGCTTCCGTTTCAGTCGGCCGTTTGGAAAATTTCCTTGCTGCCGATGAACTCAATCCTAATGCTCGCGATATCATTCGACCTGAAGAAGATCCTCTGGGCGAGCCACAAAAGGGTGATACCGTTGTTAGCATTAAGAATGGCGAATTCCGATGGCTCGAGGACTCTACGGAGCCCATCTTGCAAGACATCGACCTTGACGTTAAGAAGGGCGAACTTATCGCTCTTATCGGTCGAGTTGGTGACGGCAAATCATCTCTGTTGGGCGCAATTCTTGGAGAAATGACTCGCTCTGACGGCTCTGTCACTCTTCGCGGCGAGGTCGCATACTTTTCGCAAAGCTCTTGGATCCTCTCTGCGACTGTCAAGGACAACATTGTGTTTGGCCACCGATTCGACAAACAGTTTTACGAGCAGGTGTTGGACGCTTGTGCTTTGAGGCAAGACCTTGCTGTACTTCCTAGCGGCGATATGACCGAGGTTGGTGAAAAGGGTGTTTCCCTCTCTGGTGGTCAAAAGGCTCGTATCAGTCTTGCCAGAGCCGTCTATGCTCGTGCCGACATTTACCTTCTTGACGACCCTCTTGCCGCCGTTGATTCTCACGTCGGTCGACACATTTTCGACAAGGTCATCGGTCCTAACggtcttctctcttcaaaAGCCCGAATTCTCTGTACCAACGCTGTCACTTTCCTCCCCCAGGCCGATCAAATCATCTCTCTTCGTCGAGGTATCGTGCTTGAGCGGGGTACTTATGAAGAGGCAATGAACGACTCGTCGTCTGAGCTTTACAAGCTTATCACTGGTTTGGGCAAGCAATCTGCCATGGGCGATGAACAAGGTTCTGGTGCAACGACACCTACAGTTGTTGAACAAGACGAGGTGGTTGTTATTGATGAGGAACCAGAGGGTGTAGAAGACAgcgaagaagcagagatTGTCACAGGCGCTGATTCTCCCAAACAACGCAAAGCGTACCGACAACTCAGCCGCGACATCATGCGCCGATCTTCCGTCGTTTCCCTCCGTACTGCCAAACGTGACGCCTTGCGTGACCTACGCGAAAGCGCGAAACCAAAGGAACACTCTGAAAAGGGCAACGTGAACCGAGAAATCTACCGAGAATTCATAAAGGCCTCTTCCAAATGGGGTGTTGCCGTCTTTATCGGCGCGATGGGTCTTGCGCAGGGTTTGAACATTCTTTCCAACTTTGTACTTCGTGCTTGGGCTAGTGCCAACTCTGGTAGTTCAGGCGAGGTGCCGAGTGTGACCAAGTACCTCCTCATCTACGGTATCGTCGGTATTTCCGGTTCGGTGGCCAGTGTTGTCAGCGTCACGACTCTCAAGATCGTTTGTGCCCTCAAGTCTAGTAGGCGTCTCCACGACAGGTCATTTGGGGCTTTGATGAGGAGTCCCTTGTCATTCTTCGAGCTTACACCGACTGGACGAATCCTCAACTTGTTCTCTAGGGATATCTTTGTTATTGATGAAGTCTTGATTATGGCTCTTGGTGGTTTCTTCCGTACT GCCGTATCAGTCCTCGGTACTGTGGTAGTCATTGCTATGGGTGCACCTTTGGTTTTGCTTGTGTTCATCCCTCTTAGTTACCTCTACAGGCTTGTCATGAG ATTCTATCTCGCTACTTCTCGAGAACTGAAACGGCTTGACGCCGTCTCTCGATCTcccgtcttctccttctttggcgAAACCCTTTCCGGTCTGCCTGTCATCCGA GGATATGGCCAATCTGCTCGATTCATTGCCAACAATGAAGCCCGTGTGGATCGTAACCAAGCGTGTTTCATGCCCGCTATGACTATCAACCGATGGCTTGCCGTCCGACTTGAATTCCTGGGTAGTTGCCTCATGTTCTCCACCGCGCTCGTATCGGTCGCTGCTCTGATCATGTCCAACAGTGTCGATGCGGGGTTAGTCGGTCTCTTGATGTCTTATACTATTTCCGTCACCGGTACTCTT AACTGGCTTGTGCGAAGCGCATCCGAGGTAGAGCAGAACATTGTCTCTGTCGAGCGTGTGCTCGGGTATGCCAACTTGGACTCTGAAGCTCCCGACTTTATCCCCGAAACCAAGCCCGCCGCTACGTGGCCTCAAGAGGGATCGATCGAATTCGATCACTTTAGTATGAAGTACCGACCGGAGCTTGATTTTGTCCTTCGGGATGTTTGCATCAAGATCAATGGTGGTGAACGTGTCGGTGTCTGTGGCCGGACGGGTGCGGGCAAGTCATCGCTCACCTTGGCTCTTTTCCGCATTATCGAAGCTGCGGGAGGCAAGATTATCATTGACGGTGTCGATATTTCGACGATTGGCTTGCACGACTTGAGGACGATTGTTTCCATCATCCCGCAAGATCCTCAGTTGTTCGAAGGTACTTTGAG GAACAATATTGATCCTACCGAGTCTGCATCTGATGCCGATATCTGGCGAGCTCTTGAGCAAGCACACTTGAAAGACCATGTCATGAACAACATGGGTGGCTCGCTTGACGCCGAGGTTTCCGAGGGTGGTAGCA ATTTGAGTGCTGGTCAGCGTCAACTTTTATGCTTTGCTCGAGCCATGTTGCGAAAGACAAAGATTCTAGTTTTGGACGAGGCTACTAGCTCTATCGATCTTGAAACCGATGAGGCTGTCCAGCAAATCTTGCGTGGGCCCGATTTCAAACATGTCACTACTATTACT ATTGCTCATCGAATCAACACGATCATGGACAGTCACCGCGTGCTTGTCATGTCTGAAGGCCGGGTGGCAGAGTACGATACGCCGCAGGTACTCATGCAGAGACCTGAATCATTGTTTTTCTCCTTGGTGCAGGAGGCGGGGCTTGAGAAAGCGATCTAG
- a CDS encoding tRNA-splicing endonuclease subunit Sen2: MAQQQPQSKLPPRARYAANNRKYGTPLPILFPSSSSTSSKSILTSFLPSLSSARVEIQHITGEYDPTTGSVWITDPKMMDLAFQKGFFGKGSLSRSEPSWRARRVGLLKGGDTLAAEQMREKRRLERKQFKIDRAQAMLDAAKKAEAIVAAAKSQPEPKTQSQLQPGDNEEDDLEDDDGEGEGNEADVSLVVTPYNEVDLEGEAETQSQLPVGGDALASQSQIEIDPLNLTPQTFLVRPTRPDANRNRGRNAFRRRPPQSQAQVQIQGNTDTAVATPALATASSTEQTTRAPADADVDIEAEEDLFDESLVEEMEHLQLSIEESLFLSLAIGVLRVYDPSTGMYLTPTSNSADAGELLKLLLPSPSPSSPLSAQLSASDGKGAPLLPDNPALVGYAVYHHFRSLGWVVKDGIKFCVDWLLYRRGPVFSHSAFACVIIPVYTDTHDQAVSPYGGEDWYEERMSWKWMNTVIRVNALVQKNVIAVYITIPPLSSFTSNLKLADGTLDPRKNDLKSLLERYTIREVALTRFGATRRRD, from the exons ATGGCCCAACAGCAGCCGCAATCGAAACTCCCGCCAAGGGCCCGATACGCAGCCAATAACCGTAAATATGGCACACCTCTGCCTATCCTattcccctcttcttcttccacgtcTTCCAAGTCCATCctcacctctttccttccgtCTCTATCTTCTGCTAGAGTTGAAATCCAGCATATCACAGGCGAATATGATCCAACTACAGGAAGCGTATGGATAACAGACCCGAAAATGATGGATTTGGCTTTTCAAAAAGGTTTCTTTGGGAAAGGTAGTTTGAGTAGGAGTGAGCCGAGTTGGCGGGCGAGGAGGGTTGGATTGTTGAAAGGTGGCGATA CTCTAGCGGCAGAGCAGATGCGCGAGAAGAGACGATTGGAGCGTAAGCAGTTCAAGATCGATAGGGCTCAAGCAATGCTGGATGCGGCCAAAAAGGCGGAAGCCATTGTAGCGGCTGCCAAATCTCAACCAGAACCGAAAACTCAATCTCAACTTCAACCTGGTGataatgaagaggatgacttagaagatgatgacggcgaaggagaagggaatgAAGCAGACGTCTCGCTCGTGGTCACTCCCTATAATGAGGTCGACTTGGAGGGAGAAGCGGAAACACAATCGCAATTACCAGTCGGAGGAGATGCATTGGcaagccaaagccaaaTCGAAATTGATCCGCTCAATTTGACGCCTCAGACGTTCCTTGTTCGACCGACAAGGCCGGATGCGAATCGGAATAGGGGGAGAAATGCTTTCCGTCGGCGACCCCCTCAATCTCAGGCTCAAGTTCAGATTCAGGGCAACACTGATACAGCTGTGGCTACTCCCGCCCTTGCTACTGCATCCTCGACCGAGCAAACTACCCGAGCCCCCGCCGACGCCGACGTCGATATTGAAGCCGAAGAGGACCTATTTGATGAATCCCTcgttgaagagatggaacaTCTCCAACTCTCCATCGAAGaatccctcttcctctccctcgccATTGGGGTGCTTCGTGTGTACGACCCTTCCACTGGCATGTACCTCACCCCGACATCGAACTCTGCGGACGCAGGCGAGCTATTGAAATTGCTCCTCCCTAGCCCCTCCCCGTCTTCACCTCTTTCTGCCCAATTGTCTGCATCTGATGGCAAAGGAGCACCGTTATTGCCGGATAACCCTGCGCTAGTTGGTTATGCGGTGTACCACCATTTCAGAAGTTTGGGATGGGTTGTGAAGGATGGCATCAAGTTCTGTGTAGATTGGCTTTTGTACCGCCGAGGACCAGTGTTTTCCCATTCTGC TTTCGCGTGCGTTATCATCCCCGTGTATACTGATACGCATGATCAAGCGGTTTCGCCGTATGGGGGGGAGGATTGGTATGAAGAAAGGATGAGCTGGAAGTGGATGAACACCGTTATCAGGGTGAATGCGCTCGTACAAAAG AATGTTATCGCAGTTTACATCACTAtacctcctctttcttccttcacttcCAACTTGAAGTTAGCGGATGGCACCCTCGAtccaaggaagaatgatCTAAAGAGTCTGTTAGAGAGGTATACCATTCGAGAAGTAGCGCTT ACGAGGTTTGGAGCTACAAGACGACGTGATTAG